Genomic DNA from Thermotoga sp.:
TTCTTTTCTTTCGCGATCTCCGCTCTCATTTCAACTGTGAACGTGTACAGGTACAATCCTGTGTATTTCAGGTACTCCTTTGATATAGCAATTTACGTCCTTCTTACGTTTTTCACCTCGATTTTCATCTCCAACTTCTTCGACAGCAAAGATAGGATAAAAAGATTCCTGACGGTCAGTGTGGCTCTAGCAGGTTTTGTTGCCTTCGATGCCCTTTTGAATTTCTACGGCGGTATCGATATATTTCTGGGAAGAATAGGCAATCCCTTCTCGAGAGCGAGTGTGAAAGCAACCATAGGAAATGTGAATTTCGTTTCAAATTACCTCTCTTTGAACCTGCCACTTGCCCTCTATCTCATAGCATCTACAAAATTCAAGAAGAAAGAAGCTTCTGTCGTGAAGGTGATAGCCTCCGTCTCGGCCCTTCTCACGATCTCCGGGATACTGGTTGGTCAGACACGATCTTTGTACGTTGCGAACATCATATCTCTAGGCATTTTTCTCACCTTTTACCAGGTGTTCAGAAGAAAGAAAGCAACGGAAAAGGTGGACAAAGAGGTTTCCGAAATGAGCAGAACTCTCACCATCTTTGTGATGATTGCCGCATCTATTCTGATCGTGCTTTACAACATCCCCACACCGCTGAACGGATATGGAAGAGTATCTCCTGCGGAGAGAATACAGGCGGTGGCACAGGTGAGTTCTTGGCATGAGCGACTTCTCTCATGGCTTTCGTCGGTGTACCAGTGGAAGGAGCACAGGATACTGGGTACGGGAATCGGAACGTACCAGCTTTTCACGATAAACTACATGGGAGACGTGATGGAAGATCATCCAACATTGATATATGGCTGGAACAACTTCAAGAGAACCCACAACGACTACCTCCAGGTTCTGGGGGAGATGGGAATCGTCGGTTTTGCTTCCATTATCTTTCTCGCTCTGTCTCTTGGTGCTCTGTTCTTCAAGATACTGAAGAAAGTTACCACAAGGGACGATCTTCTGCTCTTTCTTGCTCTTTCCAGTTCTTTTCTCACCTTCATGATGCACAGTGCCTTCAGCTTTCCGGCACATCTTCTTCCGAACGGGTTTCTTGCGATGGCGGTTTCTTCTGCAGCGGTTGGCGTTTATTTCTACAGGGGAATGGAAAAAGAGATCAGAAGACCCCTTGTTGTGCTGCTTGGATCGATAGTTCTTCTGGTGGGGGGCGCTTCCACTTATCTGAAGTGGAACTATTTCATATCGGAAGTGTACTTCAAGCAGGGGAACGCCGCCTACCTGTCTATAAGAAAGGTTGAGGAGGATATTTCCAAGTTGAACTCCTACGAACGGCAGTTAAAAGATGCCCTCGAAGAATTGAACTCACTAACAGGAAGGTACAGCTATCTGAAACCCAACGAGTTCAAGCGATTTGTGATGAAGCAAAATCTTCCTGTGAAACCATCCGACCTGGAGCTGGAAAAGTTGAGGCTCGAAACCATTCAGAAGGAAAAGCAAAAGCTACAGGATACTCTGCAGAAGGTGTTGTCGTACAGAAAGCAGCTCTTGGATCAGAGAGTGAAGCTGTACAGGAAGGCAAAAGAGTACTTCCTCAAATCCGTTGAGACGAACAAGGCGTACGGGAGGTCCTATTTTTATCTTGCAGTCCTCGCGGCGAGCGAGTTCAGGGTGAACGAGCTGAAAAATCTGTTGAAGACGAAAGAGGACTACGAAAAATTTTTCGGTCAGGACCTCGATGAGTACCAAAGGGTGATACTTCCGGACGCCAAGAAGACCGATTTGGAATTTCTGAAAAATCAATCTCTTTCCACGCTCAACACTTTTGGAACGGACAACCTGCTCACCGCTCAGGCTCTTCTGGACTCGGTTTCACTCTATCTTTCCTCCTTGAAGTCCTTCAACGAGAGAAACACCTACAAAGGACTTGCCACAAGGTACGTGGGGCTCCATCAGATTATGAAGGTTCTGCTCAACAATTCTCAGAACGATCTGATGAAGAAGGCGTTCGCTGAGAGGACGTCTGAGTATTTCGATAAGTTTGTGAAATACGTCAAGATCACCATCCACAATCTCCCCGGTGCGTGGAACAGATTCCCTGACTGGAAGCATTACGATCTCAGAAAGGCGGTTGCAGGGCAGGATATTTACAGGTACTTCGCTACTAAAGCGGCTGAGGCACAGCCTCTGACCGTCCAGAAGAACAGGGAGTTTCTGTTTTACCTTGCCGAGAAGGAGATCTGGGCTGTTGAGAACATGAACAGGGTTGGTGTCTGGGGAGTACCGGATGGTGTATTCGATTTTCTCCACGCGATGCCGTTCGAGTATATTACCTTGAAGAACCAGCAGGAAGCTCTCTTTGCCTTTGAGGAAGTCTTGAAACTCTACGAGGAAAGTTACAGAAGAACAAAGGAATCACTCTCAAGGTACGAGAAAGAGGCTGAAAAAAGAGTTGAGAACACGCTGAACAGTCTGAAGGAATACCTCGCTAATGACTTCGGGGAAGAATATTCAAGTCGTTTCGAAGAACTCTTCAAAGGTCTTTTTGAAGACTTCAAATATCTGAACTGGCTCTCCATCAACGTCCAGGAGATGAACAAACTCATAACCGAGAAGAATTACACGTACAAACTGAATCCATGGAGAGATCTCCTTCTCAAACGATTGAACGATTTTGAAGACTACATGAAACAGAGAAATCTGGAATCTTCCAAGATCAACGAGGTACTTTCAAAGATCTACAACGATCTCATCGAT
This window encodes:
- a CDS encoding O-antigen ligase family protein, translating into MEIAFYIMYVVVTLFSSRKLTYEFSVPKYAIITTFLTFMSLMVLMKTLKREKLTIKFNLAHAAFFSFAISALISTVNVYRYNPVYFRYSFDIAIYVLLTFFTSIFISNFFDSKDRIKRFLTVSVALAGFVAFDALLNFYGGIDIFLGRIGNPFSRASVKATIGNVNFVSNYLSLNLPLALYLIASTKFKKKEASVVKVIASVSALLTISGILVGQTRSLYVANIISLGIFLTFYQVFRRKKATEKVDKEVSEMSRTLTIFVMIAASILIVLYNIPTPLNGYGRVSPAERIQAVAQVSSWHERLLSWLSSVYQWKEHRILGTGIGTYQLFTINYMGDVMEDHPTLIYGWNNFKRTHNDYLQVLGEMGIVGFASIIFLALSLGALFFKILKKVTTRDDLLLFLALSSSFLTFMMHSAFSFPAHLLPNGFLAMAVSSAAVGVYFYRGMEKEIRRPLVVLLGSIVLLVGGASTYLKWNYFISEVYFKQGNAAYLSIRKVEEDISKLNSYERQLKDALEELNSLTGRYSYLKPNEFKRFVMKQNLPVKPSDLELEKLRLETIQKEKQKLQDTLQKVLSYRKQLLDQRVKLYRKAKEYFLKSVETNKAYGRSYFYLAVLAASEFRVNELKNLLKTKEDYEKFFGQDLDEYQRVILPDAKKTDLEFLKNQSLSTLNTFGTDNLLTAQALLDSVSLYLSSLKSFNERNTYKGLATRYVGLHQIMKVLLNNSQNDLMKKAFAERTSEYFDKFVKYVKITIHNLPGAWNRFPDWKHYDLRKAVAGQDIYRYFATKAAEAQPLTVQKNREFLFYLAEKEIWAVENMNRVGVWGVPDGVFDFLHAMPFEYITLKNQQEALFAFEEVLKLYEESYRRTKESLSRYEKEAEKRVENTLNSLKEYLANDFGEEYSSRFEELFKGLFEDFKYLNWLSINVQEMNKLITEKNYTYKLNPWRDLLLKRLNDFEDYMKQRNLESSKINEVLSKIYNDLIDLKEVLVFERYVRFLAHYRLLLNDAEHFLKSLENAYNTAIDEQWKIILEDWSVNLLSDEKFETKDQVLQRLKKFEEFLENLENTI